From bacterium:
ACGCTTCTGAAACTGCTGCCTGGTCTATTTGGAATACCTACGACGGCGGAACAAATGTCGATATTAACTTGGAAGACCGCAGGCAAGTTTCGGGGACATATAGCCTGCGCATCAGAGATCGTACGACTTATACATACGGCGGCGCATGGCGTAATTTCGATAGCATTACAAATGGCGTTGCTAGGGTTTGGGCGAAAATTTATAACCCTGCACTCGGCGATAATTCGGAATTTCTTGGTTTATATAATGCGTCGGATTATAATTCCTCTTCTTCTTCATCGGGACTTGTCGTCTATGCCAAAGGCGATACTCTTAAATTCTGGGATGGCAGCTCCAATATAGTCCACACTTCGATGGATTCTATGTGGCACTACTATGAAATAGTTTTCGACCTCGATGCTGGAACAAGTCAGCTTTTCATAGACAGCTCTTTGGCGGGCACATATGGCGATAACAGTCAATCTCAATTTACTTTATTGGGAGTTGGGACCAAATTAATTGGAAATACTGCTCAAGGAACTGCCTATTGGGACGATTTCGAATTAAGCACATCGGGAACAACCGATAGTGGGGTTGTCATCGGCCAGCCTGTATCTTTCGACTGGCGCCCTTCGGGCGCAAGCAGTTGGGGCTGGGCAAGATGGACACAAAACGAGGGTGATTCTATAAAAATAACAGTTCAATATCGTGACGGTGGAGCATGGACGGACTATATTTCCGGTATCGCACCCACAGCAACCGCTGGATTCGATATCAGAGATATCGGTTCTGCTGATTCGGTTAGATTATTAGCGGTGTTATATTTCAACGAAGAAGAGGCGGCTCCCATTCTTTATGATTGGACCGTGGATTGGAATGAAACTTCTGTTGGTTTAGAAACCGATTTCGTCAAACCGAATCGCCTTTCACTTAGTCAGAATTTCCCGAACCCCTTCAATGCCGCAACAACTTTTTCCTACTTCATTCCTGATGAAGGAATTCTGGAAATGGCAATTTATAATGTAGTTGGCGAGAGGGTTTACGAGGAGTCATTTTATCGCAAAGCGGGGCTTTACACATTCCGTTTCGATGCTAGCGAGCTTCCGAGTGGCACCTATTTTTGTAAACTTGCCGCCAAAGATGAGATTGCGGAACGAAAGATCGTTTTAATAAAATAAACCTGCGCCCGATTAACAGTTATATGAGAAAAATAGATAAAGGAATCGCCTATAGGCGTGTGATTTCCCAGTTGGATGAGTTGTTACCGGCCTGTCCCGATACTATCTCTGCTATGGCCACAATCGCAAGCATTTTACATAACGCCTTCGATTATTTTTTCTGGACTGGATTTTACAGAATAACTAATAATGAAGGTCTTGTAATTGGTCCATATCAAGGAACAACTGCATGTTTATCTTTTCCTGTTGGAAGAGGGATTTGTGGAAAATGTGCTGAAACGCGAAAATCGATTATTATCGAAGATGTATGTAAATATACTGATCACATTATTTGTGATTCAAGGACCAAAAGCGAGATAGTAATTCCAGTCTTTGACTGTAATAGTGTGCTAAATGCAGTTTTGGATATTGATTCTGACAGCTTATTTGCATTCGATGAGACTGACAGGCATTATCTGGAAGCAATTTCTGCTTTTTTTGTTCGTTTTTAGAATTTATATCGAAGCAGAGCGCCAACGCCATTCAATTTCTTAAGAATTTCGTTCCCAGGAGGAACGAATTCTACCTTAGAAGATGTAGTATTTGCAATACTGACAAGTTCCTCTTTTATCTCGCTAGGAATAGATGTATCTATCACAACCGTATCGACTTGTCCTAAATGCAGGGCCACTAGAGTTTTCTCGGGGCCAGAGACAGCAAGGCCACCTCGCCTTAATTCAGCTAAAAGCACTTCAAGCGTATCATGCTCTTCGTTACGCTCCATTTTATCGAGTAACGGTTTTGCTTTTTTAAGGAATTCTTCGTCAGAGGCATCGAGATCCCATTTAATCGTTTCGATTTCGAGCTCTTTCCATTTATGGGGAAATTCGTTTATTATCATCTGTAGGAGTGGTTTTCTTCCCGCGATTATAAACCGGCCTATCCTCTCAGATCTAAAAGTGCTCTCAGTCATCGCAACTATTTCTTTCACAAATTCTTCGATCTCATTATCTCTGCGCCTTTGATAACGCATTTGCGACCAACCACCTACTTTGGAAAGATGGTGAATCTTCGTTTTAATGGAATCCTCTTGTTTTATTCTATAACCGCTTATCGTTAAAATTCGTGCACCAGAATTATCGGCCATGATAATTCCAACCGTTTCGTATTCATCCATTTGAAGCGCTAAAGGTGCGATAATAGCTTCATCATTTATTGCAAACAGGTCTTCTGTTGGACAGTATAGCTTGAATCCTTTGGAATAATCAGAGCCGATATCTACGAAATAAGCAAGGCCATAACCCCCGAATTTTTTATCCTTTTCCTTGTTAAAATAATCCTGTAAAAGGGAAACCGATAGGTCATAATAATCAGTCTCCTCGCCCACGAGCAAAGGACGCATGCGTTCAATGGATTTTTTTAGTTTGTCATATGCATTATCCCAACCACTCCGTAAATCAATATAGGCGGATAGAATTGTTCGTTCATTCTCACTCAACAAGGCAAGTTCGCGGAGGTTTTTCTCAGTCACTTTCATATTGTTACTTTCTT
This genomic window contains:
- a CDS encoding GAF domain-containing protein is translated as MRKIDKGIAYRRVISQLDELLPACPDTISAMATIASILHNAFDYFFWTGFYRITNNEGLVIGPYQGTTACLSFPVGRGICGKCAETRKSIIIEDVCKYTDHIICDSRTKSEIVIPVFDCNSVLNAVLDIDSDSLFAFDETDRHYLEAISAFFVRF